A single Anopheles maculipalpis chromosome 3RL, idAnoMacuDA_375_x, whole genome shotgun sequence DNA region contains:
- the LOC126563822 gene encoding multidrug resistance-associated protein 1-like isoform X2, translating to MTFEEFCGGPFWDDELTWREEDPDLTFCFQRIILQWTPCFFLFVFSIYEVLRIVTSRYRDIPWNWFNITKMIFTFALMVMSWVDLGVVVQNLDEPEVFDVQILVAIFNALAYIMAMALYFFYRKYGIRSTGTMFIFWFLKAFFGIIQMRTEAMLHDVRGSGTGDFAEFQFVSYTIQYTFTCCVLLLELFPDKEPRYSEWAKLKNPNPELSTSFFSRLFYLYFDSYAWRGFRKPLTDDDMYDLNPEDTSRALVPPFDKYWFESVEKGRRKQMAADKKAGKTNLVYKPNAATNGSVLPAMVKAYGGPFWFAGMLQFAISGLQFASPYLMQEIMAVIALDGPFWKGMIITLGLFLTSLLIALFNGQYFHRTFLVGFRIRTGLISAIYRKALRISSFAKKDTTVGEIVNLMAVDAQRFFELTSYLHVLWSAPLIIALCIYLLYELLGPAVFAGLGVMVIMIPITGFIATRMRDLQVEQMEIKDERVKKMNEILGGIKVLKLYAWEPSFQDTVVTVRNQELDVLKHAAYYGAGTYFVWTMAPFLVTLASFAVFVMVDEENILDPQTAFVALALFNILRFPLAMFPMMITFAMQAWVSIKRIDKFMNSEELDPNNVTHNKSENALELKDGTFSWGDDAPTLKNINLALRRGKLSAVVGGVGTGKSSLISALLGEMEKMKGSVNTDGSIAYVPQQAWIQNATLRDNILFGRPFDQAKYDKVIECCALKPDLEMLPGGDTTEIGEKGINLSGGQKQRVALARAVYADSEIYLFDDPLSAVDAHVGKHIFEQVIGPSGMLVGKSRLLVTHGISFLPFVEEIFVMKDGEISESGSYQELLDQKGAFAEFLTQHIQEMDDEDEDELKLIQEALKDGEAKKIVQRAMSTRSQRSGSSNGSVRKKRVSRAESRNSNKPKGVEPVAQQLSAATLIEKEESATGAVGYMVYVKYFKGIGLWLGFWSIFFSVINQGASIYANIWLTDWSEDPEAATDNSVRDMYLGVYGGLGGAQSIALLIASITLALGCVRAARELHNNLLESSMRMPMSFFDTTPLGRIMNRFSKDVDVVDNILPQSIRAWLLMFFNVVGVFVVIGISTPVFLAVVPAFLVIYYLIQKFYIATSRQLKRLESVTRSPIYSHFGESITGQSTIRAYGQQDRFMNESEQRVDYNQLTSYPSIIANRWLAVRLELVGALVVFFAALFAMVARDDIGQATVGLSISYALQISATLSFLVRMTAEVETNIVAIERLEEYTVLPREAEWQKGTVDKTWPAEGKVEFKDYQIRYREGLDLVIRGISLNVRGGEKIGIVGRTGAGKSSLTLGLFRIVEAAGGQIIIDGHDISQMGLHQLRGRLTIIPQDPVLFSGTLRANVDPFKSYSDDQVWKALELSHLKTFVKGLAAGLEHPIAENGENLSVGQRQLICLARAVLRKTKVLILDEATAAVDLETDDLIQKTIRTEFADCTILTIAHRLNTILDSDRVLVLDKGLVAECDSPQNLLANRDSIFFGMAKNAGIVT from the exons ATGACATTCGAAGAGTTTTGTGGCGGTCCCTTTTGG GACGATGAACTTACGTGGCGAGAGGAGGATCCCGATTTGACATTCTGCTTCCAGCGTATCATACTACAATGGACACCATGCTTCTTTCTGTTCGTCTTCTCCATCTACGAGGTGCTTCGTATCGTGACCAGCCGGTATCGAGACATACCGTGGAATTGGTTCAACATCACGAAGATGATCTTCACCTTCGCCCTGATGGTGATGTCATGGGTAGATCTTGGCGTGGTCGTACAGAACCTGGACGAGCCGGAAGTGTTTGATGTGCAGATACTGGTGGCGATATTCAATGCTCTTGCATAC ATCATGGCAATGGCACTGTACTTCTTCTACCGTAAGTACGGTATTCGTAGTACCGGCACGATGTTTATCTTCTGGTTCCTGAAGGCATTCTTCGGGATCATTCAAATGCGTACGGAAGCTATGCTGCACGATGTTCGCGGATCCGGTACGGGAGATTTTGCCGAGTTCCAGTTCGTCAGCTACACGATCCAATACACCTTCACGTGCTGTGTACTACTGTTGGAGCTTTTCCCCGACAAAGAACCACGGTACAGCGAATGGGCCAAGCTAAAGAATCCCAACCCGGAGCTGAGCACCAGCTTCTTCTCTCGACTGTTCTATTTGTACTTCGATTCTTACGCATGGCGTGGATTCCGCAAACCGCTCACCGACGACGACATGTACGATCTGAATCCTGAGGATACATCCCGCGCACTGGTACCTCCCTTCGATAAGTACTGGTTCGAGAGTGTGGAGAAGGGTCGTCGCAAGCAGATGGCAGCCGATAAGAAGGCGGGCAAAACGAACCTTGTGTACAAACCGAATGCAGCTACGAATGGATCGGTGTTGCCAGCGATGGTGAAAGCTTACGGTGGCCCGTTCTGGTTTGCGGGTATGTTGCAGTTTGCCATTTCCGGTCTACAGTTCGCATCACCCTACCTGATGCAGGAAATTATGGCTGTTATTGCGTTGGATGGTCCATTCTGGAAGGGTATGATTATTACGCTGGGACTGTTCCTTACTTCGCTGCTGATTGCTCTATTCAACGGCCAGTACTTTCACCGAACGTTCCTCGTTGGGTTCCGTATTCGAACGGGGTTGATCAGTGCCATCTACAGGAAGGCGTTACGTATTTCTAGCTTCGCAAAGAAAGACACCACCGTGGGAGAAATTGTGAACCTGATGGCCGTCGACGCTCAGCGATTCTTTGAGTTGACGTCCTATCTGCACGTCCTGTGGTCAGCTCCACTGATTATTGCACTTTGCATTTATCTACTGTACGAGCTGCTTGGACCGGCTGTGTTTGCTGGTTTGGGCGTGATGGTGATTATGATCCCGATCACCGGCTTCATTGCTACCCGTATGCGTGATCTGCAGGTGGAGCAGATGGAAATTAAGGACGAACGTGTGAAAAAGATGAACGAAATCCTCGGCGGTATCAAGGTGTTGAAGTTGTACGCGTGGGAACCAAGCTTCCAGGACACAGTTGTGACAGTGCGCAACCAAGAGCTGGACGTGTTGAAGCATGCCGCATACTACGGAGCGGGAACTTACTTCGTCTGGACGATGGCTCCATTCCTGGTAACGCTCGCCTCGTTCGCAGTGTTCGTTATGGTCGACGAAGAAAACATCCTAGATCCGCAGACGGCGTTTGTGGCGTTGGCCTTGTTCAACATTCTTCGCTTTCCGTTGGCCATGTTCCCGATGATGATCACGTTCGCTATGCAAGCCTGGGTATCGATCAAGCGTATCGACAAGTTTATGAACAGTGAAGAGCTTGATCCGAACAACGTAACGCACAACAAGAGTGAAAATGCGTTAGAGTTGAAAGATGGAACATTTTCTTGGGGAGACGATGCACCAACGCTGAAGAACATAAACTTGGCACTTCGTAGAGGCAAGCTGTCGGCTGTCGTTGGAGGTGTTGGTACTGGTAAAAGTTCGTTGATTTCCGCTCTGCTGGGTGAGATGGAAAAGATGAAGGGATCGGTCAATACGGACGGTTCGATCGCGTATGTCCCACAACAAGCCTGGATTCAGAATGCGACGCTACGTGATAACATTCTCTTCGGAAGACCGTTCGACCAGGCAAAGTACGATAAAGTGATCGAATGTTGTGCCTTAAAGCCTGATCTGGAGATGCTTCCGGGTGGAGATACGACCGAGATTGGTGAGAAGGGTATCAACCTTTCGGGAGGACAGAAACAGCGTGTTGCATTGGCGCGTGCAGTGTATGCCGACTCTGAGATCTACCTGTTCGATGATCCACTGAGCGCTGTGGATGCTCACGTAGGAAAACACATATTTGAGCAGGTGATTGGACCATCGGGAATGCTTGTGGGCAAGTCACGCCTGCTAGTCACTCACGGCATCTCGTTCCTTCCGTTtgtggaagaaattttcgtTATGAAGGATGGAGAGATCTCGGAGAGCGGATCATATCA AGAACTGCTGGACCAGAAAGGTGCATTCGCCGAGTTCCTCACGCAACACATTCAAGAGATGGACGATGAGGATGAAGACGAGCTGAAATTGATTCAGGAAGCACTTAAAGACGGCGAGGCTAAGAAGATCGTGCAGCGCGCTATGTCGACACGATCCCAACGATCGGGTAGCAGCAATGGCAGTGTTCGTAAGAAGCGTGTTAGCCGAGCTGAATcgcgcaacagcaacaaaccaaaggGAGTTGAACCAGTCGCACAGCAATTGTCTGCCGCCACCTTGATCGAGAAGGAAGAATCAGCGACGGGAGCCGTCGGTTACATGGTGTACGTGAAATACTTCAAAGGAATTGGACTATGGCTTGGATTCTGGTCTATATTCTTCAGCGTGATCAATCAGGGCGCCTCTATCTACGCTAACATTTGGCTAACCGATTGGTCTGAGGACCCGGAAGCGGCAACGGATAACTCGGTTCGAGATATGTATCTCGGCGTATACGGTGGCTTGGGAGGAGCACAATCCATTGCTCTTCTGATCGCCTCCATTACACTCGCCCTGGGTTGTGTGCGTGCGGCTCGCGAACTTCACAATAATCTGCTCGAAAGCTCAATGCGAATGCCAATGTCTTTCTTCGACACGACACCCCTGGGCCGTATCATGAATCGCTTCTCGAAGGATGTGGACGTGGTTGACAACATCTTGCCACAATCCATTCGTGCTTGGTTGCTCATGTTCTTCAACGTGGTCGGTGTGTTTGTCGTGATCGGTATCTCAACGCCCGTTTTCTTGGCGGTCGTACCGGCATTCCTTGTGATATACTATCTGATTCAGAAGTTCTACATTGCTACCTCGCGACAGCTGAAACGTCTCGAATCCGTTACACGCAGTCCGATCTACTCACACTTTGGAGAAAGTATCACCGGTCAGAGCACAATCCGTGCGTACGGACAGCAGGATCGATTCATGAACGAATCAGAACAGCGCGTGGACTACAATCAGCTAACGTCTTACCCGAGTATCATTGCTAACCGATGGCTTGCGGTACGACTTGAGCTGGTCGGAGCACTGGTCGTTTTCTTTGCCGCATTGTTCGCTATGGTTGCCCGCGATGACATCGGTCAGGCAACGGTAGGACTTTCGATCAGTTATGCCCTGCAGATATCAGCCACACTCAGTTTCCTCGTGCGTATGACGGCTGAAGTTGAGACGAACATTGTCGCTATTGAACGCTTGGAGGAGTACACAGTGCTACCGCGGGAAGCTGAGTGGCAGAAGGGTACAGTGGACAAGACATGGCCTGCAGAAGGAAAGGTCGAGTTCAAGGACTACCAGATCCGTTACCGCGAGGGTTTGGACTTGGTCATTCGAGGTATCTCGCTCAATGTACGAGGAGGAGAAAAGATTGGTATCGTTGGACGAACTGGAGCAGGAAAGTCCAGCTTAACACTTGGTCTCTTCAG AATTGTCGAAGCGGCCGGTGGACAAATCATCATCGACGGACACGATATCTCTCAAATGGGACTACACCAGTTGCGTGGTCGGTTGACTATCATTCCTCAGGATCCAGTCCTGTTCTCAGGTACGCTTCGGGCAAACGTGGATCCCTTCAAAAGTTACAGTGACGATCAGGTGTGGAAAGCACTCGAGCTATCCCATCTGAAGACATTTGTGAAGGGATTGGCTGCTGGACTAGAACATCCGATAGCCGAGAACGGCGAGAACCTCTCGGTAGGTCAAAGACAGCTGATCTGTTTGGCGCGTGCTGTGCTACGAAAGACGAAGGTGTTGATCTTGGATGAGGCTACGGCGGCCGTAGATCTGGAGACGGATGACTTGATTCAG AAAACAATCCGTACGGAGTTCGCCGACTGCACGATCCTCACCATCGCTCATCGACTGAACACAATCCTCGACTCGGACCGTGTACTGGTGCTCGACAAGGGTTTGGTAGCCGAGTGTGACTCACCCCAGAACCTGCTAGCGAACAGAGACTCCATATTCTTTGGTATGGCGAAAAATGCTGGCATCGTTACCTGA
- the LOC126563822 gene encoding multidrug resistance-associated protein 1-like isoform X3 codes for MTFEEFCGGPFWDDELTWREEDPDLTFCFQRIILQWTPCFFLFVFSIYEVLRIVTSRYRDIPWNWFNITKMIFTFALMVMSWVDLGVVVQNLDEPEVFDVQILVAIFNALAYIMAMALYFFYRKYGIRSTGTMFIFWFLKAFFGIIQMRTEAMLHDVRGSGTGDFAEFQFVSYTIQYTFTCCVLLLELFPDKEPRYSEWAKLKNPNPELSTSFFSRLFYLYFDSYAWRGFRKPLTDDDMYDLNPEDTSRALVPPFDKYWFESVEKGRRKQMAADKKAGKTNLVYKPNAATNGSVLPAMVKAYGGPFWFAGMLQFAISGLQFASPYLMQEIMAVIALDGPFWKGMIITLGLFLTSLLIALFNGQYFHRTFLVGFRIRTGLISAIYRKALRISSFAKKDTTVGEIVNLMAVDAQRFFELTSYLHVLWSAPLIIALCIYLLYELLGPAVFAGLGVMVIMIPITGFIATRMRDLQVEQMEIKDERVKKMNEILGGIKVLKLYAWEPSFQDTVVTVRNQELDVLKHAAYYGAGTYFVWTMAPFLVTLASFAVFVMVDEENILDPQTAFVALALFNILRFPLAMFPMMITFAMQAWVSIKRIDKFMNSEELDPNNVTHNKSENALELKDGTFSWGDDAPTLKNINLALRRGKLSAVVGGVGTGKSSLISALLGEMEKMKGSVNTDGSIAYVPQQAWIQNATLRDNILFGRPFDQAKYDKVIECCALKPDLEMLPGGDTTEIGEKGINLSGGQKQRVALARAVYADSEIYLFDDPLSAVDAHVGKHIFEQVIGPSGMLVGKSRLLVTHGISFLPFVEEIFVMKDGEISESGSYQELLDQKGAFAEFLTQHIQEMDDEDEDELKLIQEALKDGEAKKIVQRAMSTRSQRSGSSNGSVRKKRVSRAESRNSNKPKGVEPVAQQLSAATLIEKEESATGAVGYMVYVKYFKGIGLWLGFWSIFFSVINQGASIYANIWLTDWSEDPEAATDNSVRDMYLGVYGGLGGAQSIALLIASITLALGCVRAARELHNNLLESSMRMPMSFFDTTPLGRIMNRFSKDVDVVDNILPQSIRAWLLMFFNVVGVFVVIGISTPVFLAVVPAFLVIYYLIQKFYIATSRQLKRLESVTRSPIYSHFGESITGQSTIRAYGQQDRFMNESEQRVDYNQLTSYPSIIANRWLAVRLELVGALVVFFAALFAMVARDDIGQATVGLSISYALQISATLSFLVRMTAEVETNIVAIERLEEYTVLPREAEWQKGTVDKTWPAEGKVEFKDYQIRYREGLDLVIRGISLNVRGGEKIGIVGRTGAGKSSLTLGLFRIVEAAGGQIIIDGHDISQMGLHQLRGRLTIIPQDPVLFSGTLRANVDPFKSYSDDQVWKALELSHLKTFVKGLAAGLDHEIAENGENLSVGQRQLICLARAVLRKTKVLILDEATAAVDLETDDLIQKTIRTEFADCTILTIAHRLNTILDSDRVLVLDKGLVAECDSPQNLLANRDSIFFGMAKNAGIVT; via the exons ATGACATTCGAAGAGTTTTGTGGCGGTCCCTTTTGG GACGATGAACTTACGTGGCGAGAGGAGGATCCCGATTTGACATTCTGCTTCCAGCGTATCATACTACAATGGACACCATGCTTCTTTCTGTTCGTCTTCTCCATCTACGAGGTGCTTCGTATCGTGACCAGCCGGTATCGAGACATACCGTGGAATTGGTTCAACATCACGAAGATGATCTTCACCTTCGCCCTGATGGTGATGTCATGGGTAGATCTTGGCGTGGTCGTACAGAACCTGGACGAGCCGGAAGTGTTTGATGTGCAGATACTGGTGGCGATATTCAATGCTCTTGCATAC ATCATGGCAATGGCACTGTACTTCTTCTACCGTAAGTACGGTATTCGTAGTACCGGCACGATGTTTATCTTCTGGTTCCTGAAGGCATTCTTCGGGATCATTCAAATGCGTACGGAAGCTATGCTGCACGATGTTCGCGGATCCGGTACGGGAGATTTTGCCGAGTTCCAGTTCGTCAGCTACACGATCCAATACACCTTCACGTGCTGTGTACTACTGTTGGAGCTTTTCCCCGACAAAGAACCACGGTACAGCGAATGGGCCAAGCTAAAGAATCCCAACCCGGAGCTGAGCACCAGCTTCTTCTCTCGACTGTTCTATTTGTACTTCGATTCTTACGCATGGCGTGGATTCCGCAAACCGCTCACCGACGACGACATGTACGATCTGAATCCTGAGGATACATCCCGCGCACTGGTACCTCCCTTCGATAAGTACTGGTTCGAGAGTGTGGAGAAGGGTCGTCGCAAGCAGATGGCAGCCGATAAGAAGGCGGGCAAAACGAACCTTGTGTACAAACCGAATGCAGCTACGAATGGATCGGTGTTGCCAGCGATGGTGAAAGCTTACGGTGGCCCGTTCTGGTTTGCGGGTATGTTGCAGTTTGCCATTTCCGGTCTACAGTTCGCATCACCCTACCTGATGCAGGAAATTATGGCTGTTATTGCGTTGGATGGTCCATTCTGGAAGGGTATGATTATTACGCTGGGACTGTTCCTTACTTCGCTGCTGATTGCTCTATTCAACGGCCAGTACTTTCACCGAACGTTCCTCGTTGGGTTCCGTATTCGAACGGGGTTGATCAGTGCCATCTACAGGAAGGCGTTACGTATTTCTAGCTTCGCAAAGAAAGACACCACCGTGGGAGAAATTGTGAACCTGATGGCCGTCGACGCTCAGCGATTCTTTGAGTTGACGTCCTATCTGCACGTCCTGTGGTCAGCTCCACTGATTATTGCACTTTGCATTTATCTACTGTACGAGCTGCTTGGACCGGCTGTGTTTGCTGGTTTGGGCGTGATGGTGATTATGATCCCGATCACCGGCTTCATTGCTACCCGTATGCGTGATCTGCAGGTGGAGCAGATGGAAATTAAGGACGAACGTGTGAAAAAGATGAACGAAATCCTCGGCGGTATCAAGGTGTTGAAGTTGTACGCGTGGGAACCAAGCTTCCAGGACACAGTTGTGACAGTGCGCAACCAAGAGCTGGACGTGTTGAAGCATGCCGCATACTACGGAGCGGGAACTTACTTCGTCTGGACGATGGCTCCATTCCTGGTAACGCTCGCCTCGTTCGCAGTGTTCGTTATGGTCGACGAAGAAAACATCCTAGATCCGCAGACGGCGTTTGTGGCGTTGGCCTTGTTCAACATTCTTCGCTTTCCGTTGGCCATGTTCCCGATGATGATCACGTTCGCTATGCAAGCCTGGGTATCGATCAAGCGTATCGACAAGTTTATGAACAGTGAAGAGCTTGATCCGAACAACGTAACGCACAACAAGAGTGAAAATGCGTTAGAGTTGAAAGATGGAACATTTTCTTGGGGAGACGATGCACCAACGCTGAAGAACATAAACTTGGCACTTCGTAGAGGCAAGCTGTCGGCTGTCGTTGGAGGTGTTGGTACTGGTAAAAGTTCGTTGATTTCCGCTCTGCTGGGTGAGATGGAAAAGATGAAGGGATCGGTCAATACGGACGGTTCGATCGCGTATGTCCCACAACAAGCCTGGATTCAGAATGCGACGCTACGTGATAACATTCTCTTCGGAAGACCGTTCGACCAGGCAAAGTACGATAAAGTGATCGAATGTTGTGCCTTAAAGCCTGATCTGGAGATGCTTCCGGGTGGAGATACGACCGAGATTGGTGAGAAGGGTATCAACCTTTCGGGAGGACAGAAACAGCGTGTTGCATTGGCGCGTGCAGTGTATGCCGACTCTGAGATCTACCTGTTCGATGATCCACTGAGCGCTGTGGATGCTCACGTAGGAAAACACATATTTGAGCAGGTGATTGGACCATCGGGAATGCTTGTGGGCAAGTCACGCCTGCTAGTCACTCACGGCATCTCGTTCCTTCCGTTtgtggaagaaattttcgtTATGAAGGATGGAGAGATCTCGGAGAGCGGATCATATCA AGAACTGCTGGACCAGAAAGGTGCATTCGCCGAGTTCCTCACGCAACACATTCAAGAGATGGACGATGAGGATGAAGACGAGCTGAAATTGATTCAGGAAGCACTTAAAGACGGCGAGGCTAAGAAGATCGTGCAGCGCGCTATGTCGACACGATCCCAACGATCGGGTAGCAGCAATGGCAGTGTTCGTAAGAAGCGTGTTAGCCGAGCTGAATcgcgcaacagcaacaaaccaaaggGAGTTGAACCAGTCGCACAGCAATTGTCTGCCGCCACCTTGATCGAGAAGGAAGAATCAGCGACGGGAGCCGTCGGTTACATGGTGTACGTGAAATACTTCAAAGGAATTGGACTATGGCTTGGATTCTGGTCTATATTCTTCAGCGTGATCAATCAGGGCGCCTCTATCTACGCTAACATTTGGCTAACCGATTGGTCTGAGGACCCGGAAGCGGCAACGGATAACTCGGTTCGAGATATGTATCTCGGCGTATACGGTGGCTTGGGAGGAGCACAATCCATTGCTCTTCTGATCGCCTCCATTACACTCGCCCTGGGTTGTGTGCGTGCGGCTCGCGAACTTCACAATAATCTGCTCGAAAGCTCAATGCGAATGCCAATGTCTTTCTTCGACACGACACCCCTGGGCCGTATCATGAATCGCTTCTCGAAGGATGTGGACGTGGTTGACAACATCTTGCCACAATCCATTCGTGCTTGGTTGCTCATGTTCTTCAACGTGGTCGGTGTGTTTGTCGTGATCGGTATCTCAACGCCCGTTTTCTTGGCGGTCGTACCGGCATTCCTTGTGATATACTATCTGATTCAGAAGTTCTACATTGCTACCTCGCGACAGCTGAAACGTCTCGAATCCGTTACACGCAGTCCGATCTACTCACACTTTGGAGAAAGTATCACCGGTCAGAGCACAATCCGTGCGTACGGACAGCAGGATCGATTCATGAACGAATCAGAACAGCGCGTGGACTACAATCAGCTAACGTCTTACCCGAGTATCATTGCTAACCGATGGCTTGCGGTACGACTTGAGCTGGTCGGAGCACTGGTCGTTTTCTTTGCCGCATTGTTCGCTATGGTTGCCCGCGATGACATCGGTCAGGCAACGGTAGGACTTTCGATCAGTTATGCCCTGCAGATATCAGCCACACTCAGTTTCCTCGTGCGTATGACGGCTGAAGTTGAGACGAACATTGTCGCTATTGAACGCTTGGAGGAGTACACAGTGCTACCGCGGGAAGCTGAGTGGCAGAAGGGTACAGTGGACAAGACATGGCCTGCAGAAGGAAAGGTCGAGTTCAAGGACTACCAGATCCGTTACCGCGAGGGTTTGGACTTGGTCATTCGAGGTATCTCGCTCAATGTACGAGGAGGAGAAAAGATTGGTATCGTTGGACGAACTGGAGCAGGAAAGTCCAGCTTAACACTTGGTCTCTTCAG aaTTGTCGAAGCGGCCGGTGGACAAATCATCATCGACGGACACGATATCTCTCAAATGGGACTACACCAGTTGCGTGGTCGGTTGACTATCATTCCTCAGGATCCAGTCCTGTTCTCAGGTACGCTTCGGGCAAACGTGGATCCCTTCAAAAGTTACAGTGACGATCAGGTGTGGAAAGCACTCGAACTATCCCATCTGAAGACATTTGTGAAGGGATTGGCAGCTGGACTGGACCATGAGATCGCTGAGAACGGCGAGAACCTCTCGGTAGGTCAAAGACAGCTGATCTGTTTGGCGCGTGCTGTGCTACGAAAGACGAAGGTGTTGATCTTGGATGAGGCTACGGCGGCCGTAGATCTGGAGACGGATGACTTGATTCAG AAAACAATCCGTACGGAGTTCGCCGACTGCACGATCCTCACCATCGCTCATCGACTGAACACAATCCTCGACTCGGACCGTGTACTGGTGCTCGACAAGGGTTTGGTAGCCGAGTGTGACTCACCCCAGAACCTGCTAGCGAACAGAGACTCCATATTCTTTGGTATGGCGAAAAATGCTGGCATCGTTACCTGA